A stretch of Triticum aestivum cultivar Chinese Spring chromosome 1D, IWGSC CS RefSeq v2.1, whole genome shotgun sequence DNA encodes these proteins:
- the LOC123167849 gene encoding non-specific lipid-transfer protein 2P-like has product MARVAAVAMCALLALVVVGPPSVAAQDCDAGKLIVCAAAIIGGAEPSESCCSNLKAQQGCLCKYASNPAYSGYINSPTARKTLASCGIPIPTCPQ; this is encoded by the coding sequence ATGGCTAgggtggcggcggtggccatgTGCGCGCTGTTAGCGCtggtggtggtcggtccgccgtcGGTGGCAGCACAGGACTGCGATGCGGGGAAGCTGATCGTGTGCGCGGCGGCGATCATCGGCGGGGCGGAGCCGTCGGAATCGTGCTGCTCGAACCTGAAGGCGCAGCAAGGCTGCCTCTGCAAGTACGCGAGCAACCCGGCGTATTCCGGCTACATCAACAGCCCCACCGCCCGCAAGACCCTCGCCTCCTGCGGCATCCCTATCCCGACCTGCCCGCAGTAG